The following proteins are co-located in the Streptomyces sp. DT2A-34 genome:
- a CDS encoding DUF4142 domain-containing protein: MPISRRMVGTVFVGGALVLTLSALAYPAMLGVETTSASQDRIIANTQYGPLTEADRDFVVKVRAAGLWEHPLGLMAMERGTTPEMKEAGEHLVVGHARLDLACRKIASELNITLPNQASPQQQQFVATVDSKTGREFDATGVAIMRVTHGQIFPVIAKIRGTTQNSMVRQLADLANDTVLDHMTVLEKTGMVNFDANNFQQTTPPKLPKDQLTPPAPQPGAPVLTLAIPKGLEDLNTASPSALPSADVK; encoded by the coding sequence ATGCCCATCTCACGCCGCATGGTAGGGACCGTCTTCGTGGGAGGCGCCCTCGTTCTGACCCTCTCCGCCCTCGCGTACCCCGCCATGCTGGGCGTGGAGACCACCTCCGCCTCGCAGGACCGGATCATCGCCAACACGCAGTACGGGCCGCTGACCGAGGCGGACCGCGATTTCGTGGTCAAGGTCCGCGCGGCCGGCCTGTGGGAGCACCCGCTGGGCCTGATGGCGATGGAGCGGGGCACGACCCCGGAGATGAAGGAGGCCGGCGAGCACCTGGTCGTCGGACACGCCCGGCTCGACCTCGCCTGTCGCAAGATCGCGTCCGAACTGAACATCACGCTGCCCAACCAGGCCAGTCCACAGCAGCAGCAGTTCGTGGCGACCGTGGACTCCAAGACGGGCAGGGAGTTCGACGCCACCGGTGTCGCCATCATGCGGGTGACACACGGGCAGATCTTCCCGGTCATCGCGAAGATCCGGGGCACCACGCAGAACAGCATGGTCCGTCAGCTGGCCGACCTGGCCAACGACACCGTGCTCGACCACATGACGGTCCTGGAGAAGACCGGCATGGTGAACTTCGACGCGAACAACTTCCAGCAGACCACCCCGCCGAAGCTCCCCAAGGACCAGCTCACCCCGCCCGCGCCCCAGCCGGGCGCCCCGGTCCTCACGCTCGCCATCCCCAAGGGGCTCGAGGACCTGAACACCGCCTCGCCGTCGGCGCTGCCGAGCGCGGACGTCAAGTGA
- a CDS encoding SIS domain-containing protein — MSDESLSARRFARESMAVLDRIADSARDDVVRAAELIADCVRADGVIQAFGTGHSQAVVLELAGRAGGLVPTNRLSIADLVLYGGDSPSVLDDPLLERQAGVAGRIYDLAAPHPQDLFVVISNSGVNNVIVEMALRAKERGHRVLALTSLTHTRAVPAGHPSGKKLADLADVVLDNAAPRGDALLELPGGGAVCALSTLTGVMLVQMAVAEASAQLLAAGERPPVYVSANVPGGFEGNLELERRYAGRIRRTAS, encoded by the coding sequence GTGTCCGACGAGTCCCTGAGCGCCCGGCGCTTCGCACGCGAGAGCATGGCCGTCCTCGACCGCATCGCCGATTCCGCCCGCGACGACGTGGTGCGCGCCGCCGAGCTGATCGCCGACTGCGTGCGCGCGGACGGCGTGATCCAGGCCTTCGGCACCGGCCACTCCCAGGCCGTCGTCCTCGAACTCGCCGGACGCGCGGGCGGGTTGGTGCCGACGAACCGGCTGAGCATCGCCGACCTCGTCCTGTACGGCGGCGACTCGCCGAGCGTCCTGGACGACCCGCTCCTGGAGCGTCAGGCCGGGGTGGCGGGCCGGATCTACGACCTCGCCGCACCGCACCCCCAGGACCTCTTCGTCGTGATCTCCAACTCCGGCGTCAACAACGTCATCGTGGAGATGGCCCTGCGGGCCAAGGAGCGCGGCCACCGCGTCCTCGCCCTCACCTCCCTCACCCACACCCGCGCCGTCCCCGCCGGCCACCCGAGCGGCAAGAAGCTCGCCGACCTCGCCGACGTCGTCCTCGACAACGCGGCCCCGCGCGGCGACGCGCTGCTGGAGCTCCCGGGCGGCGGCGCGGTGTGCGCCCTGTCCACGCTGACCGGCGTGATGCTCGTCCAGATGGCCGTGGCCGAGGCCTCCGCCCAGCTCCTGGCCGCCGGGGAACGCCCGCCGGTGTACGTCTCGGCCAATGTGCCGGGCGGCTTCGAGGGCAACCTGGAGCTGGAGAGGCGGTACGCCGGACGGATCCGGCGCACCGCGAGCTGA
- a CDS encoding MurR/RpiR family transcriptional regulator, producing MPPTDVTTLIRTELPRLAGSLRKVGELILEDPAAVTHCSAAELGRRTGTSQATVTRFCRAIGLDSYQHLLIELAQERGRGEVSDWGTAEIGPDISPDDSLERVVQVVGSADLRAIQQTIDRIDLDAIERAAQALARARRIDVYGVGGSGAVTQETETRLFRIGCSVRGWTEVHAAATSAALLTPADVAIGISHSGATRETLEPFEMAKERGATTVALTTDPRSPLSRAADIRLISSSSETSFRAESISSRHSVLMLVDCLYVRVAQLTYQRASASLALTDHITPRHAVKSRRAR from the coding sequence ATGCCCCCGACGGACGTCACCACACTGATCCGCACCGAGCTGCCCCGGCTGGCCGGTTCCCTGCGGAAGGTCGGCGAGCTGATCCTGGAGGATCCGGCCGCCGTCACCCACTGCTCGGCCGCCGAGCTGGGCCGCCGCACCGGCACCTCCCAGGCGACGGTGACCCGCTTCTGCCGGGCCATCGGCCTCGACTCCTACCAGCATCTGCTGATCGAACTGGCCCAGGAGCGCGGCCGCGGCGAGGTCTCCGACTGGGGCACCGCCGAGATCGGGCCCGACATCTCCCCCGACGACAGCCTCGAACGGGTCGTGCAGGTCGTCGGCAGCGCGGACCTGCGGGCCATCCAGCAGACCATCGACCGGATCGACCTCGACGCGATCGAGCGCGCGGCCCAGGCCCTGGCCCGCGCCCGCCGCATCGACGTCTACGGCGTCGGCGGCAGCGGCGCCGTGACGCAGGAGACCGAGACACGTCTGTTCCGCATCGGCTGCTCGGTCCGCGGCTGGACCGAGGTGCACGCGGCGGCGACCTCCGCGGCCCTGCTCACCCCGGCCGACGTGGCCATCGGCATCTCCCACTCCGGGGCGACCCGCGAGACCCTCGAACCGTTCGAGATGGCCAAGGAGCGCGGCGCCACCACCGTCGCCCTCACCACCGACCCGCGCTCGCCGCTGTCCCGGGCGGCCGACATCCGGCTCATCTCGTCGTCCTCGGAGACCAGCTTCCGCGCCGAGAGCATCAGCAGCCGCCACTCCGTCCTGATGCTCGTCGACTGCCTGTACGTCCGGGTCGCCCAGCTCACCTACCAGCGCGCGAGCGCCTCACTGGCGCTGACCGACCACATCACCCCGCGGCACGCGGTGAAATCGCGCCGGGCGCGCTGA